One genomic segment of Gossypium arboreum isolate Shixiya-1 chromosome 3, ASM2569848v2, whole genome shotgun sequence includes these proteins:
- the LOC108474807 gene encoding probable serine/threonine-protein kinase PIX13, producing the protein MGNCFGTQVDHHSHPPTPEDTKKLKDSSKQHGVVPPTGNKESGGGEGNETSSGRSKEGEGGGVPASGKIVSTTLKIFTLAELKAATRNFRPDTVLGEGGFGRVFKGWVDDKTYAPSKVGVGIAVAVKKSNPDSSQGLQEWQAEVKFLGKFCHPNLVKLLGYCWEENQFLLVYEYMQKGSLENHLFRLGGAEPLTWETRLKIAIGAAQGLAFLHTSEKSVIYRDFKASNILLDGAYNAKLSDFGLAKLGPINGNSHVTTRVMGTYGYAAPEYVATGHLYVKSDVYGFGVVLLEMLTGLRALDTNRPSGEHNLVEWAKHSLTEKRKLKKIMDPRLEEQYPIKAALQAGELILKCLEADPRNRPSMEEVLETLQKINAIDEQPKESKATKSKLKVNNHRSPVHSKQGGTGSRKTNNHRHSTARSHR; encoded by the exons ATGGGGAACTGCTTTGGTACTCAAGTTGATCATCATAGCCACCCACCCACCCCAG AAGATACGAAGAAGCTAAAGGACAGCAGCAAACAACATGGAGTGGTGCCACCTACAGGAAACAAAGAAAGCGGTGGCGGTGAAGGGAACGAGACAAGCAGTGGAAGAAGCAAGGAGGGCGAAGGAGGAGGAGTGCCGGCCAGTGGAAAGATTGTGAGCACCACCTTGAAAATATTCACTTTGGCAGAACTTAAGGCAGCCACCAGAAATTTCAGACCTGATACGGTGCTGGGTGAGGGAGGTTTCGGTAGAGTGTTCAAAGGTTGGGTTGATGATAAAACCTATGCTCCTTCTAAAGTCGGAGTTGGCATCGCTGTTGCCGTCAAGAAATCTAATCCCGATAGCTCTCAAGGCTTGCAAGAATGGCAG GCGGAGGTTAAATTCTTGGGCAAGTTCTGCCATCCAAATCTGGTAAAGCTGTTGGGATACTGTTGGGAGGAAAATCAGTTCCTCCTTGTCTACGAATACATGCAAAAGGGAAGCTTGGAAAACCACCTCTTTAGAT TAGGCGGAGCAGAGCCTCTTACATGGGAAACGCGGCTTAAAATAGCCATTGGGGCCGCCCAAGGCTTGGCTTTTTTGCATACATCAGAGAAGAGTGTAATCTACAGGGACTTTAAAGCCTCCAATATTTTGCTAGATGGG GCCTACAATGCGAAACTTTCAGACTTCGGGTTGGCAAAATTGGGTCCTATAAATGGCAATTCGCATGTCACCACACGTGTTATGGGCACTTATGGTTATGCTGCTCCTGAATATGTTGCCACAG GCCATTTGTATGTTAAAAGTGATGTATATGGGTTTGGAGTTGTGCTGTTGGAGATGTTAACAGGCCTAAGGGCCCTGGATACAAATCGTCCCAGTGGTGAGCACAATTTGGTGGAATGGGCCAAACATTCCCTGACTGAGAAGAGAAAGCTCAAGAAAATAATGGACCCAAGGCTAGAAGAACAATACCCAATCAAGGCTGCATTGCAAGCCGGTGAGCTTATTTTAAAGTGTCTGGAAGCTGATCCTAGAAACCGTCCATCCATGGAAGAGGTGTTAGAGACGTTACAAAAGATAAATGCAATCGATGAACAACCTAAAGAGAGTAAAGCTACCAAATCTAAGCTAAAGGTTAACAATCATCGGTCTCCAGTGCATTCTAAGCAAGGTGGTACCGGCAGTCGGAAGACAAATAATCATCGCCACTCTACAGCTAGGTCGCATAGATAA